One Apteryx mantelli isolate bAptMan1 chromosome 2, bAptMan1.hap1, whole genome shotgun sequence genomic window, GCTTAGTCAAGAGAGATCTCTTTCTTCAGGGCTATTGAACACTAAACCTCCTGTTCAGAAACTagccagcagtgatttttttttttttttaatgtagacagCTCTCCCCAGGCCATAGACAAAGCCCAAGGAGTGCAGGACATGAAATAGTTATCAGAAGGCGACAGAGTTCCTTGACTGTCAGGCTCAAAGAGATTTATACCTACCAACTAGAGGAAAAGCCTCCATGATGAATACTTAACATATGAAGATTGCTTTTCACATGTGATTTGCAACGACGCTTGGAAATGCCTCAGTGAtcccttttgcttgctttttgttcCCAGGCAGCCACTTGTCAAATGTGACTTCAAATGTGGCAACAACACCCATGGCAACCTTGCTGGATACCGGAGATTATCCTGCCAATTCGAGCGACTATTCTTATGAGTACTTGGACGAGGCAGATTACATGCTGTATGGCCTATGCACGAAGGAAGAAGCGCTCTCATTTAGCAGAGTATTCTTGCCAGCATTTTACACTGTGGTTTTCCTGGTTGGGTTGGCTGGGAATGGCCTCCTGTTTATTGTCCTGATTATGTacatcaagaagaaaaagaagacgaCTGAGGTGTATCCCCTGAACCTGGTGATTTCAGACTTCCTTCTCCTAATAACCCTTCCTTTTTGGGCCCTATACATTTCTCAGTGGGTGACCTGGGACCTGTTGTGCCCGCTCTTAAACACCATGTACACTGTGAATTTCTACAGTGGTGTCTTTTTGGTGAGCTGCATGAGTCTGGACATGTACCTGCAGATAGTCTATGCTTGCTCTCCTCGCAACTCAATGACGCAGAGGAAGTCCATCCTTATCTTGTCAGTGGTTTGGATCCTTTCCATACTTCTCTCTGTTCCTGATGGCATCTTCACAAACATCAAGCAAATCCACAACAAAACTGTCGTGTGCACTCATGATTATGGTCAGAAACACGTATTTTGGAAAGTTGTTTCTCAGGCCATTCAAAACATCCTGGGCTTCCTTGTTCCGTTCCTTTTCATGGTGTTCTGCTATTCCCGCATAGTGTGTGTCCTCACCACTTCTGCCATTCCCAGATCAAGGAGAGCACTCTGCTTAGTCTTTACTCTGGtgggtgttttctttcttctgtggtcCCCTTACAACATTGTCCTCATCCTTCACTCCCTGCAAGATGTCGGTGTGATCAGCAACTGCGAAAGGAGTAGGCAACTGGACTATGCCACGCAGATCACGGAAAGTTTGTCCTTGGTCCATTGCTGTCTCAACCCCTTGCTCTACGCTTTTGTGAAGAAACGATTTCGGTTGTACTTATGGAAGATCCCTAGGGCCATTATGAGAAGAAGTGGTTTCCTCGACATGCAGCTTTCAGAAACAAGTCAGTCTTGTAGCAGATATGCTGCTCAGATAGAAATGTTGAGTATCACAAATGCATGATAAATGTTTACATCACACTGAAAGAAATGCATGAACATGTATGTCCTCTGTGATGTATTTTACTGGTCCCGGCCATGCGATGGAGTTGGTGTGAGCCCACAGCACTGGGTAACCAGAAATCTCATCCTAGAGCCAGCATCAGGATGAGGATTGCCCACATTCAGAATGGAAAACTAAaagtgtgggatttttttgttgtaacCAGAGTTATTATAAAAGGATTGTCCAGCATTTATGGTCATGGAAGAAGCCCATTTTCTGTCAGGGGTATGTCAAAGGTGAAGCATTAGTGAATGAAGGAGTATTTTATGTAGATCATGTGCACTGAAACCTGCAGACCTGAGACCTTGTGCAGAAATTCTCACTCATAGATCGCAAAGTGACTGATCAAGGAGAGCAATTTCATGATGCCCACTGCTCGTGGTACAGGTGGCGGGGAAGGATTTCCAGTGGCCATCCATCAGGCCAAACACAGGTGGCCAGAAGCCCAATCTAGGGGGGTTTCCCCTGGCTTTTGGCATCTGCCAGATAGATGTGTTCAACTGAGCTGATCCCTTTGTCTACCAATAGACACCTTGGGAGGAATTAGGCACTTTTAAGTTCTGAGTCATCCAACCAGTTATGGGTTTCTCCATTAGGATGAGCTGCGCCACACTCAAATCTATTGAGCAGGATATTGCGTGTCTGAGGGGTGGTAAATCAAGCCCTCAGCATCTTTGGCAAGGGGAGGATTTaactaggaaggaaggaaggaggctggatctcagaaacagaagagaagaaaagggagacaCACAGAGTActtttggggaaagaaatgggGTGCAAGTCTGATGGGGACACAGTCTGGCCAGTACGAGCAGGTGTTCAGCCTTGCAATGCTGCATAAAATATTCCTCCGACACAACTCATGCAAAAGACGTGAAGTGATTCACAATGGGAAACAATTAATTGATAGACTGAAATTTCAGCAGCGGGTTTAAGCTTGCAGCCTGAGACATTTGTCTCTAGGTATCTCCTAGTGATCTAGGTGCAAGCTCCATTACACCGTGGATCTAgtcaatgcagtcagtggagccgagGAAGCAAGTCAGATGACTAAACATAGGTGTCTGCTCTTGGGTGAACCCAACAGCTCCGGGAATCCCACCGCTCTGTGATGACTATGGGAAGAGCTCAGACACCCAGCTCACCTGGGGCCACCGAAAAGTAAATGCCTTCCTCCGTGAGCTCATTTCCACCCTGGATGTCAGTAACCAGAGGGTTGCATTTTGAAATCAGATGATGACCTCTGGAGAGGCAGAGCTCCTTGTTTCAAGATCAGTTTGACCATCAAAGCAATAGAGGTTAAACCAGTAACAACCAgcgagaaagagagaaacagtaaAAACATGTTCTCAGCAGAAGAGGAGCGGAGGTATTTTGTGTTCCTATGGACACGTTTTGACAAGATAAAAAAGAGCTGTGGATACTGTAAATATTGGCTTTGTATCATCACCTAGTGACAGCATGGCCTTGAATAGAGTAGCTCTGTTAGCTATTAGCCAATTCTGATTAACCAGTGTAGTTTTAAAGTTCAAGCTTATTAGTTGGCTGGCCTTTAAAGATGCTATTCATCCCAAACACTGTCAAACCTTATCTGGACCTTTTCTAGCCTGGAAACCAGTTAAACTTTGACTAGAAATGTGCAAAACTAAATTAAGAATTAGAAAGAAAACCCTCATCACTCTTTCAGTTTTATTGCTGAACTGAGCTACTGGTAGGACAGAGTTACTGGTAGGACAGAGAGGGGTTTTGAGTTAATCTGGAAAGGTAgatttgtttttgcagcagttatttttcttctcatcattCCTCAGGTGTGTTTGCAAAATGATGAGGCTGGGACTTCTTTgtttagaaataaaacagaataattattCAGGTGATGATCTGGTATGGATGTCACTCAACAGATCTGATCATGAGGGAATGAGGAAAGGGCATCTGCTTCATTTTGTTATCTGAGTAAGGACTATTCAGCATAAAGGAAATAACAAGTATCAAGGAAATTGCTAAATTAAACACACAGATACATAAACACTAAGGAGCAGGTGATAACGGAGATGGTAATGAAGACCAAATCTCTTCAGCCACCGACTGATGGACCATTAAGGAACTACCCAGCAGCACCTTGGGGAGGGCCAGTCTGAGCTCTGCAACTCATAAGAAGCAGGAAACAGGACTAATATGAGCATTATGGGGTAGCTGAGGGTGGcctgtgggactgtgcaaaactgACTATGGGATGCTTAGGGGAAGGGCCAAAGGAGGGGAAAGCGGGGAGGGGAGATCAGGGAAGAGCAAGTGTGGGAAAATagagaggaggaagcaaaaaaaggAGCCGGTTGCGTGTAAGCAGCCGCCAGGCTGCACGCTTGTCTGAGCCCTGTGCACGACCACAACAGTCTAGCCCATCTCCTTATGAAATCCTTTTTCTTAACCACCTTGCTGTGTAATATCACTCTCTGCCCTACAGGTGCGTGCTGCGAGGTCTAAGTGGCAGCAACgggagtggggctgggggtggctgcagagctgcccaTCCTGCTAAACTGACAGGAGGCAGCTCAGGCGCGTTGTCCATGGGGGTGGGAAAGAGGACGCAGGAACGGCTGGGCCGTGGGGCTTTCAAAGGAGCCCTCCTAGGAGACACCCTGCCCACGGCGTAGCAGGTCACAGCACAGTCCTGCACAGCAGAAGGGATCTGCAGCATTGGTGCAAGACACGAATTGCCATTGCCGAGCagggaatgggaagggaggactagttttcGGCCTGGAGGGCTCCCCAGTCCAGCTCACAAAAGCTGGTGCTGGCAGAGGGACTCAGCAAAAACGAGGGGCTGGAAGGCGACGGGTGGCAGGAGTGTACTTACTTCTTGGTGGCAGTCCAGATTAACACCTGACTGAAGCGATGGTGCTACTTTGGCCTGAGATATCTGGTTTATTGGCCAACCTCTGTTGTGTCTGCCTTGCACAGAGACCTTGACCTGCCTGGTATTCACTGCGATCTGCCTCTGCCACAGAAATGAGTTTCATTTTTGGCCAGACAAATTTGAAGCCTGATGGTGACACACCAGCTAATTAAAAGATCACTCTgtagaattatattttaaagtgaaCCAGAAGGCTTATCTCTACCAAAGTCACAATTTGTGCCTTAGCAGGGACCCCTCAGATAAACAACCTGCTCTACGCCTCCCTGAGATGAGCTATAAGTGAGGTCTAACACACTATAGATTAATCACGGTTAAAGTTCGGTGGTGGCTAAAATCCTAGCTAGAAGGCAAGGATCCCAGACAAGTCTGGAGGACACTGTGGGcagaagacacagaaaagcagaaggaaaatgggtAAAAACCCGGGAGGCACAAAGAGGCAGGGGGTGGGGAACTGAGAGTTTGGggtaaaacagaagaggaagagctgtgggtggaggcaaaagcagtgggacggctgggaggaaaggggaaggacaaggcgaGAGGACAAAATCATCAGCTCCAGAGCTGGTTGCCCGCTTTGCCAAGGGTAACCGCACCGCCGTAGGCTCCGTTACGGTGGTGGCATCCTCCCCATCACCCATGTTGGCCACGGGTGTCCCCGTTCATCCCTTCACACTCCTCGTGCTCCTCTCCCAGCCTGAGAGGGGGGTGACCTACCTCGGCTTGACACGCCGGAGAGCTGCGTTGATGCACGTTCCCCGTTACTGAACACGTCAGCCCCACTGGGACGTCTCCAAAAACCCTCCTTCATCTGCAGCTGGCTGCTCCCCTGCTTGCAGCAGtgctaaggaaaacagagatacCTCCATCCTCCAGCTGAGAACTTGGGGGTGAAATATTTGCCTGATGGTCCATGTGTGTCTGGTGGACTATTTGCCtgagaaagctggagaaaggaaaaaaaaaaaaaaaaaaaagcttccctggagcataaaaaggattaaagagaaaagcaatttttgccGAATTGGGGCTCCCGGGCGCTGCAGCCTAACGCAGTGGAGGCGTGCAGCCTGcggctccctggggagcagggctggacggGAAGGCGAGGGGACGGACTGTGCGTGTCCCAGCGTGCGGTGCCGGGCGCTGGCCCTCTAACCCGGGCAGGGTAACTGAGGACACACATGGGTCAGAGGAGGAAAATCCCCCGCTGCCAGCGCGGGCCAGAGGAGGGTGCAGGGGACGTGGAGTTGGGGCGGCTAAAATCCAAGCTAGCAAGGAAGGAGCCCAGAAAAGTCTGGAGGGTGAATGGGGAGCAGGAGAGAccgaaaagcacagggaaaatgggtaaaagcacaggacatggggtgggatgggggctgcggggcgcagagcgaggaggagggcagagggacaTCAGCAGGGACTGGACACCCACAGAGGGGACCAAGCCTGCGCAGCGCGAGCGAGAGATCggggctgggagggagccaggactgggagggcagagctgggtcagTGGTTGATTTAAACCCTCCTCAACCCTGGGGAAGGTGAACCTGCGTTGCTTTGCCCTTGTACGGATTAGCAGCGCTCGCACAGCCAAAAGAACACTTATGGGGCACTGGGTTTTGGAGAACCTCAAAATGTTGGcgctctttcctcctcttggctttcaagaccgaatcagttcagtttttaacccctcttcctctctcctgaacTCATTGACAGCAGCATTTCCAATCTCTTAGTCTCTTTTATTCAGCCAGCAGCCCATAGCCTGGTGTTAAGGGCAGCAATCACAGAGTGAAATTCTCTgccccctgttttttttctttttcaaaaagcaagCCTCAATGCAGGTGCAGCTTTTAGcctggaaaaagtaatttaagttCCCGCAAAGCACACGCTGAAACCCATCAACCTCGCTCAGCAGCCCAGTCACTCCAACGTGACTGTAACATACCTTTGCCCTGATTGTACCTGCTCTTTCCATGCTCAAAAACATCTGTCTTCAGTGAAAGGAAAGGGAGGTATAAGCGGCAGAGCTTTGCAGGGGAAGGGTAAATACTTGCCACCAATAGGGACTGAGGTTGTCAGCTGTGCCTCAGCTTATCAGCGACCAGATGTGAATAAagagccttctcctgccccaggccaggtCAAAACCCCGGACGGGCGCAGAGCTCTCATGGCTCTCTGGGTAACTCTTCTTTGTTCCCTGGTAGCATCGCTGCTTGGTGGCCTCTACCTCCTGGGAGCGTTTCGAAGGAGGAGAGCCAATGAGCCCCCTCTGGACAAGGGTCACATCCCGTGGCTGGGTTACGCCCTGGATTTCAGAAAGGACAGTTCAGAGTTTCTAAAGAGGATGCAGAGAAAACACGGGGATATTTTCACAGTGCTACTCAGAGGCTATTACTTCACCTTCGTGATGGACCCCTTTTGCTTTGGCGCCATAGTGAAGGAATCGCGAGCCAAACTAGACTTTAAGAAGTTTGCATCCGAACTGGTCCGCCGGGTTTTTGGATACCAGTCCGTTGAAGCCAGCCACAAGATTATTCAGCTATCAAGCACGAAGCATCTGATGGGGGATGGACTCGTTGTCATGACACAAGCCATGATGGAGAACTTGCAGAAGCTGATGCTTTTCAAGATGAACTCAGGAGAGAGGGCGCGAACGTGGCAAGAGGACAGTCTCTTCAACTACTGCTACAACATCATCTTCAGAGCTGGGTACCTGGCTTTGTACGGCAGTGAGCCACACCAAGGGGCAGACAACAAGGAGAAAGCTAACGAGCACGATCGTGTTCACTCTGATGAGCTGTTCTATGAATTCCGGAAGTACGACCGCCTCTTCCCTCGCCTGGCCTATGCCGTGTTGCCTCCCAAAGACAAAATTGAAGCTGAGCGGCTCAAGAGGCTCTTCTGGAGCATGCTGTCTGTGAAGAAGAGCCGACAGAAGGACAACATCAGTGGGTGGGTAAGTGACCAAGAGCAGTCCCTGGCAGAAAACGGGGTTCCCGAGTACATGAGGGATCGTTTCATGTTTCTGCTCCTCTGGGCATCCCAAGGCAATACTGGCCCAGCTGCCTTCTGGCTCCTCTTCTATCTAATGAAACATCCAGAAGCTATGAAGGCTGTGAAGGAAGAAGTGGATAAAGTCTCCAGGGAGAGCGGCCAGGAAGTGAAGCCAGGTAGGCCACCAATTAACGTCACTAGGGACATGTTAAACCAGACCCCTCTTCTGGACAGTgctctggaggagaccctgcggcTGGTTGCAGCCCCAATCCTTATCAGAGCCGTCCTGCAGGACATGACCCTTAAGACGAGCGACGGGACAGAGTACGCTCTCCGCAAAGGAGACAGGGTGGCTTTGTTCCCACATGCCTCTGTGCAGATGGACCCAGAAATCCATCCCGAGCCTCACCGATTTAAATATGACCGGTTCCTAAACCCAGATGGCACCAGGAAAGATTTCTACAAGAATGggaaaaagctgaagtatttcagCATGCCTTGGGGAGCAGGGATATCCATCTGTCCTGGGCGGTTCTTCGCGACCAATGAAATGAAACTGTTTgtgttcttgatgctgacttactATGACTTGGAGCTGCTTGACGGAGAAGAGGAGATCCCGCCGATagacagcagccgctggggatttGGAACGATGCAGCCCATTCGCGACGTTCGCTTCAGATACCGGCCGCGCTTTTAATTTGAAAGGCCTCGTTACGTTCGGCCTCCTGGCTTGTTTAGGAGCTGTCGGTGAAATAAACTGCACAAAACTCCTCCCACGGGTATCGGATCCGTGCAGAGCGCTTTCGTGAGAGCGAATGCTGGTATGACCTCGCTTGTTTAACAGTTATTgtggcttttctctttatttccattgcacgtttcactgctctgtgtctatggttattgtattgtttttacttcagtttaGCCTTGGGACTGTGTTATTTTGTTATCAGACTCTTAA contains:
- the LOC136991420 gene encoding atypical chemokine receptor 2-like; amino-acid sequence: MATLLDTGDYPANSSDYSYEYLDEADYMLYGLCTKEEALSFSRVFLPAFYTVVFLVGLAGNGLLFIVLIMYIKKKKKTTEVYPLNLVISDFLLLITLPFWALYISQWVTWDLLCPLLNTMYTVNFYSGVFLVSCMSLDMYLQIVYACSPRNSMTQRKSILILSVVWILSILLSVPDGIFTNIKQIHNKTVVCTHDYGQKHVFWKVVSQAIQNILGFLVPFLFMVFCYSRIVCVLTTSAIPRSRRALCLVFTLVGVFFLLWSPYNIVLILHSLQDVGVISNCERSRQLDYATQITESLSLVHCCLNPLLYAFVKKRFRLYLWKIPRAIMRRSGFLDMQLSETSQSCSRYAAQIEMLSITNA
- the LOC136991421 gene encoding 5-beta-cholestane-3-alpha,7-alpha-diol 12-alpha-hydroxylase-like produces the protein MALWVTLLCSLVASLLGGLYLLGAFRRRRANEPPLDKGHIPWLGYALDFRKDSSEFLKRMQRKHGDIFTVLLRGYYFTFVMDPFCFGAIVKESRAKLDFKKFASELVRRVFGYQSVEASHKIIQLSSTKHLMGDGLVVMTQAMMENLQKLMLFKMNSGERARTWQEDSLFNYCYNIIFRAGYLALYGSEPHQGADNKEKANEHDRVHSDELFYEFRKYDRLFPRLAYAVLPPKDKIEAERLKRLFWSMLSVKKSRQKDNISGWVSDQEQSLAENGVPEYMRDRFMFLLLWASQGNTGPAAFWLLFYLMKHPEAMKAVKEEVDKVSRESGQEVKPGRPPINVTRDMLNQTPLLDSALEETLRLVAAPILIRAVLQDMTLKTSDGTEYALRKGDRVALFPHASVQMDPEIHPEPHRFKYDRFLNPDGTRKDFYKNGKKLKYFSMPWGAGISICPGRFFATNEMKLFVFLMLTYYDLELLDGEEEIPPIDSSRWGFGTMQPIRDVRFRYRPRF